Within Hyla sarda isolate aHylSar1 chromosome 7, aHylSar1.hap1, whole genome shotgun sequence, the genomic segment AGACATTGCACCAACAGCGGAGCGCCGGTAGAACATGCTAGCACAAGGACCGCTTGAAATGGTGCCCcccctcatagacggcaatgtatttctgCACGGGCTCTGAAATCTGGAAATACcgtcgtgtgcacagtgcagcagaatcccattgaaatcaacaattctgcagcggaattctgcatggaaattccattgtgtgaacatagccttagaggctGGAACaaggttacaaaaaaaaaaactgtactgtCCTCGGAGCTTGCAATTACTGAACTGTCCCTTCAAGTGCTGTGGTGATCCGTATGTCATGCATGTCATTCTGCAGCTGATCGCTGGCCATGGTAACCTTTCTGTAAGTCCTGCACTTAAACTGGTGGCAGTGTCAGTGtacaacatttttacattttgtgtTGAGATGCAAGTGCATGCTTGCATAGCGTAATACAGTGAGAtaagccaggctgtatcattaaaTCAGAGATTTAGGGGCAAATAAGAGGACCCCCTGCTGCCAATGTACCTCATTGGACCGTCACAGTGGGGGGTCCGATGAGGTCCTCGAACTACTGGCATATCTCATTTAATACTTTACCTTAGAGATggactgattatcggtttggccgacattcacgtgtgttttttttttttttttttttttttaagttatcggcaattaccttgctgattatgcgggcgctttaaatcaatgaactgcagcagcttttgcggggccagagacagcCGCCGCATGCTTCTCTTCGGCTGCCTGTccggagtccaaccaccgccggtGCCCcatttgcctcccccatccccggttttataattactggttcccagggtccgcgctacttctggcttcgGCGGCATCGTGAGCTGTCACGTTGAGGAAGTCTCTCGTCATTGTGctctggcagcggcggtggttggactcaggaccccaggacaggcagggggagggaagcgcccccacaaaagctgctgcagttcattgatttaaagcgaccGCAGAaaatttatcagggtatacctgcacacgcaccctcattttaccaaggatatttggggggggggggaattaaaatgcACAGAATATCTGTAtaagctatcggcctgaaagttcacaggttatcggtatcggctctaaaaaaaaaaatcaatattggtTGATCCCTACTTTACATGCTGTGATCGgaattgatcacgacatctaaaGGGTAAATGTGTCTGGGACATCTAAAGGGTAAATGTGTAGTGGGACTGTCTGTCCACTGATAATAGCCAACACTCACCGCATCTGGAGCAAACCTTCTAGGAGGTTATTTGTATTCTGGGCACCTGACATTAAccacattaaaggacaactgcagcgcaatatacacttatcccctatctacaagataggggatacgtgtttgatcgcgggggggggggggggggtccgaccgctgggaccccccacggtctcctgtacggggctgcggctgtgccgtggctctcccgtgcaaggggggggggggtgcgcctgctgcagcatgacgttgcggccggcatgcctcctccatgcatctctacgggagaggcggggaggcagtgttcgtgcctcccggctcccccatagaacctctaggtcgacgctacgcgccttagcgctcactatgagcgctaatggcggtgccccgttagggagatctcaggggggtcccagcggttggacccccccgcgatcaaacacttatcccctatcttgtagataggggataagtgtgtattgtgctgcagttgtccttttaaagggaatctgtgagATCCCTGAGGCCTCAGATACTGACCCTTGGACCTCACTGGTTAGGAGAACATGGTTCTCCTGAGCTTTCTGCAATGCGTTAAGACTATCATTGAAGCCCGACCGGTGGGAGGGAGTGGGGTGAACTGACTAAGCACTTGCTGTGACTCAGGTTCCAGGGCTGGTGTGTGAGGCCGCAGGAACTGTTCACTTTGCCACTGTATGTAGATTACTATTCACTAAATGATTATAGTGACTTAAATGTAGGCTCTCAACAACATGTGGTGGTGTACCTCAGGGGGTACATGCAAAGTTCTTAGTTGGTACTCATACTTTCCTCGTACTGTTTGTAATTTGAGTAAAGTAGctgtccaaaaataaagttttgacCCCttgttaatttttaaattttttttttttttttaaaggaactgTCTACATCTCAAAAGAGTGGTGGGAACCTCCTTCAGATGCTGTATGACAAGCCAAAACGATGGGCTTACACGTTTCAGACATATGCTTGCTTAAGCCGTGTGAGGGCTCAGCTGAAGCCAGTGTCTCCTAAGCTAAGGGAAGCAGAGCATCCAGTACAGTTCTTTGAGCGTTCTGTGTACAGTGATCGGTAAGCACCTTATTTTATCGGTTTGTAAATAGTAGGGAAATGTGTTCCAGTAGAGGAAGGGTGTGTGATAAAGTTTTATTTCCCATGAAGGTATGTCTTTGCCTCAAGCTTATTTGAATCTGGGAGCATCAATGAcacagagtgggccatttatcAGGACTGGCATACATGGCTTTTGAACCAGTTCGAGAATGAAATTGAGCTGGATGGAATTATCTATCTTCGAGCAACGCCAGAGGTACAGTATAACCTATACCTATGATTTATACTTCTGAAAAACACTTATCTTAAGTGACCTCTAAAAACAACATAATTGTCTGTTTGTTCATTTTATTCAGAAATGTATGAGTAGACTTCATTCACGAGGCAGAGAGGAGGAACAGGGAATTGAACTTGAATACTTGGAAAGCCTGCATTATAAACATGAAAAATGGCTATATGACAGAACTACacagtaagtgtgtgtgtgttttcaatTTGGCTCCTTgcaagagacccccccccccccccattacagtaATACTTTAAAGTCTGAAAAGATGCTAATCTTGTTCTTCTGATCTAGGTTGGACTTTGAATCCCTCCGACATACCCCAATTCTAGTGTTGGATGTCAATGATGATTTCAAAAATGACAAGATCCAGCAAGAAGCATTACTTGACAAAGTAAGTGCATAGAGGCAAAAATACAGAACAGGCACCACAAAACACAGTACAAacaaacattgtaaaaaaaatttacttcaCACATAACAAATGATTAAACATATCTTGATTTTGTACAAATAAACAtaccaacaaaacaaaaaagatttattaaaacctgtgtggaggaaacgttgaccagttgccaatagcaaccagacagattgcttctttaatttttaaagttCTACTTTTCCTAATTTATTCTAAAGCTGATAAGgattgccattgggcttttggagagagaatttgtttggaaatgaagtcaggggccatgtgcgttttacaaagcccccatggttccagaacagtggacccccccccccccacatgtgagcccattttggaaactacaccccttaagcaaTGTaatgtgagcatttataccccactggtggttgacaggtctttggaacagtgctgtgcaaattaaaaattacacttttcatCTTCACGGAtctctgttccaaaaatctgtcagacacctgtggggggtgtaaatgctcacattacattccttgaggggtgtagtttccaaaaaatggggtcacgtgtgtgtgtgtgtgtgtgtggggtccactgttctggcaccatgggggctttgtaaacacgtggccttcaattccagacacattctctctccaaaagcccaatggcgctccttctcttctgagcattgtagttcgccagcagagcacttttatgtccatacatggggtatttatatactcggaagaaatggtgttacaaattttgggggcttttttcttattaccccttgtgaaagtaAACAATTTGggaataacaccagcattttggtgaaaaataaagttttcattttcccatccaaatttaatgaaaattcttcaaacacctgtgaggtgttaaggctcagtatacaccttgttacgttccctgagtggtgtagtttccaaaatggggtcacatgtgggtatttctttgtcagaactgctgtaacgatcagcaacttctgtgcaaatcacctcaaatatacatagtgacCTCTCAGGTCACACTCAGATTTTGTCACCAGATAGTAAGGGATAGAAGGTAAAGTGAGCAGCAATATATGGCTCTTGCTTCTATAATATGCCTATAAGGGGGAAACCGGGCCTAATCCTTAGCTAACAGCCTTTAACACTGACTGAAGGTACAACGCTCCCTATATAATTAGCATATCTTATGCTGCAACACTTAACCATAGTAAGGTCCGGTCACCaccaccccaacgtacgtttcgtctgCTTGATGGACTTTCCCAAGGTATGCTCTCTTGTATGTCAACATGCTCCCTTTAAATACCCCATACTAATGGCGTCGACGCTCACCATTTGGCGCATGCGCTGGGTCCTGACCCGGAACAACGTCACATGCCCCGCTCCGTCAGTCCCAGATCGCAGGCCACAGATGCATAACATCCGGACCTGAACACTGGACTTCAAGATGCCTGGGGAGGATTCTGGCCTGGCGCATGCGCACCTGCGACAGTTGGCACTATAGCCATTTCTGTAATTACACCAATATCGGGATTTTCCCCTGTTGAATATATGTGCCGGGCACATGTATGCACGACCCCTATTCGCTGCTCACCATAATATACTAGCAACAATTATACCAAGAACGCACTTAAAATCGTAAACATGCCCATATATTGGATAAAATTAtcttaaagtaaaactgtcacatattttctcctgcactatccacaggtactggtggatagtgatCACCACtggcctccaatcagcgctgtgggtgcgattttcagttagaaggggccaattagttagtgcctctgcttcaggcacgcccctctctccctattggctggcctgcttcttacactctagctgcacggagccgagctctcctcactgcagctgccaggggacacagactagggtgagaaagttcctgtctcttttctcattatgtccgtacccagagctgttcctccctctaaacagaaacctggtacGTCAGTGATTTATTTTCTGTAGGCACTGgaataccaagatgcctggctctactgagcccacttgccctgcctgctcccccagaccccctggtaccccctgatgccctttcggttccggtggattcagccgctccaccagccttgGTTTCTTCCcggacccagtatatggctgacttgacccaagtctcccgtttagtggctgaggcctcccgggaagtggtgtccgccttgaaggggtcttccttgcgcagggcctctgagagggccGCTCcttgtctccacatacttcaagctctcacaagcgtactaggggtgcctcgtctgactcttccattgagtcttcagatagacgtgggcgttccccttgtgggtcccgcccccccctgtcatctgggcacaaacgtcgctcctccagaagaCGTTcgcggagtcgccgctctgccacgccagagccgcataccctgtcagggtcgcccccccccccccctttcaggactgcctctactcgttcaaattctcctggtgaactggcggacaaggcttccgagccggcatctgactcagaggaccgctctgattcagttgaaacggtgaactcattggtgacagccataagagacacctttcacttagaggacccaggatcttcggatgtcactccaggagtatcctttcatcatgctaagccagcacctcaaaggttcagctctcacgctgactttgacgacattctggaatctgcatggaatctGACATTctgaggttcccgggaatcaagactatTCAAGAacattatccatttgacaaggactttgtcactaaggttgtttcccctccctcagtggatccacaaatctcccggatctctaaggtgactacactgccactggcagatgctgctgccttcaaggattccatggacaagaaggtagaatcattagcgaagtttgcctctgaagcagctggctcttcttcccatcttcgcctcgacatgggtgtccaaggccctatcggagtggtgccaaaagcttcatcaggatatcttagcgggatccccccccagaggatctatctgctctggctctcaaatgctctaaagctggagattttctgtgcgcAGCGTCCATGCAGTCAGCCTGTTTTgcatttgctgtgggtcacctagcggctctccgccacgctatgtggcttaaagcttggaatgcgg encodes:
- the LOC130282845 gene encoding deoxycytidine kinase 2-like isoform X3, with the protein product MHVILQLIAGHGNLSELSTSQKSGGNLLQMLYDKPKRWAYTFQTYACLSRVRAQLKPVSPKLREAEHPVQFFERSVYSDRYVFASSLFESGSINDTEWAIYQDWHTWLLNQFENEIELDGIIYLRATPEKCMSRLHSRGREEEQGIELEYLESLHYKHEKWLYDRTTQLDFESLRHTPILVLDVNDDFKNDKIQQEALLDKVKDFLMAL
- the LOC130282845 gene encoding deoxycytidine kinase 2-like isoform X1; translated protein: MATPPKRTCYSPRLDLSFQKRSKKLSIEGNIAAGKSTFVKLLERANDEWEVVPEPIAKWCNVQTTEDEHEELSTSQKSGGNLLQMLYDKPKRWAYTFQTYACLSRVRAQLKPVSPKLREAEHPVQFFERSVYSDRYVFASSLFESGSINDTEWAIYQDWHTWLLNQFENEIELDGIIYLRATPEKCMSRLHSRGREEEQGIELEYLESLHYKHEKWLYDRTTQLDFESLRHTPILVLDVNDDFKNDKIQQEALLDKVKDFLMAL
- the LOC130282845 gene encoding deoxycytidine kinase 2-like isoform X2, with product MLYDKPKRWAYTFQTYACLSRVRAQLKPVSPKLREAEHPVQFFERSVYSDRYVFASSLFESGSINDTEWAIYQDWHTWLLNQFENEIELDGIIYLRATPEKCMSRLHSRGREEEQGIELEYLESLHYKHEKWLYDRTTQLDFESLRHTPILVLDVNDDFKNDKIQQEALLDKVKDFLMAL